In Nocardia sp. NBC_00403, one DNA window encodes the following:
- a CDS encoding BTAD domain-containing putative transcriptional regulator, which produces MSLDVRVLGPVRLLVGGEPVAVGGPKPRALLAALTVNRRRAVASAALADMVWNEDPPDSYAASLQVFVSNIRKALRNSGVDPATVLRTESSGYRLEIAEEACDLGRFEAARDAGARCAEVGDHTGAAQLFGTALREWSGRALADLAGLQFADGFATAMDEERLQAAAARIDAEIACGRASSVIGELVAMTTEHPLREPLWGQLITALYLSGRQADALDACRRVRAVLAEELGIDPGPMVVDLEQRVLRQEPLSTAELKRTERMAAAMTETVTEMPRAVRSGQLRMADGRALVIGHGGLRIGRMTDNDLVLEDPKASRYHAHIMPSRAGLLIKDLHSANGVFVNDEPIETGALLADADIIRIGTTLLVFQAVQ; this is translated from the coding sequence CGGTGGCAGTCGGCGGGCCCAAGCCGCGGGCGCTGCTTGCCGCGCTCACTGTGAATCGGCGGCGCGCGGTGGCCTCTGCCGCGTTGGCCGACATGGTGTGGAACGAGGATCCGCCCGATTCCTACGCCGCGAGCCTGCAGGTGTTCGTCTCGAATATCCGTAAGGCACTGCGTAATTCGGGTGTGGATCCGGCCACGGTGTTACGCACCGAATCATCGGGCTATCGCCTCGAAATCGCCGAGGAGGCTTGCGATCTCGGCCGTTTCGAGGCGGCACGGGATGCGGGTGCACGCTGTGCGGAGGTCGGCGATCACACCGGCGCCGCGCAGTTGTTCGGCACCGCGCTGCGTGAGTGGAGTGGTCGCGCGCTGGCCGATCTGGCCGGGCTGCAGTTCGCCGACGGTTTCGCCACCGCGATGGACGAGGAGCGGCTGCAGGCCGCCGCGGCACGCATCGATGCCGAAATCGCCTGTGGACGTGCTTCTTCGGTGATCGGTGAGCTGGTTGCCATGACGACGGAGCATCCGTTGCGGGAGCCGCTGTGGGGGCAGTTGATCACCGCGCTATACCTGTCCGGTCGGCAGGCCGACGCGCTCGACGCCTGCCGCCGGGTGCGCGCGGTGCTGGCCGAGGAGCTCGGTATCGATCCCGGCCCGATGGTGGTCGATCTCGAGCAGCGGGTGTTGCGTCAGGAACCGCTCAGCACGGCCGAACTCAAGCGCACGGAGCGAATGGCCGCGGCGATGACCGAGACGGTCACCGAGATGCCGCGTGCGGTGCGCAGCGGCCAGCTGCGGATGGCCGACGGCCGGGCGCTCGTGATCGGCCACGGCGGTTTGCGGATCGGCCGGATGACCGACAACGACCTGGTGCTCGAGGACCCCAAGGCCAGCCGCTACCACGCGCACATCATGCCGAGCCGGGCCGGCCTGCTGATCAAGGACCTGCATTCGGCCAACGGCGTCTTCGTCAACGACGAGCCGATCGAGACCGGCGCCCTGCTGGCCGATGCCGACATCATCCGAATCGGCACCACCCTCCTGGTCTTCCAGGCCGTTCAGTAG